In one Diprion similis isolate iyDipSimi1 chromosome 6, iyDipSimi1.1, whole genome shotgun sequence genomic region, the following are encoded:
- the LOC124407202 gene encoding uncharacterized protein LOC124407202, translating to MFDTEKFIIEIQKRPAIYDVNCEEYNDRNAKMDAWDEMCQVMVPNWDGLTNEERNTEEKNLRGKWRNIRDYFMKELKLQRSQKAGPAARKRKKYIYFDQLYFLLPTVENKRNVVKKASPHHPDSDSEMDNPVIEEYDFPAMQPSTSREYNNVSMSMGQPKMRGRYSTQICETSLNSFDNDIHDILSSHSQPMIQDEDYDRMFLLSLLPMMKQVPDVKKLDVRIQMQQILAAALYASESK from the exons ATGTTCGACACGGAAAAGTTTATTATTGAGATACAGAAGCGGCCGGCTATTTACGACGTTAACTGCGAGGAGTATAACGACAGGAATGCTAAGATGGACGCTTGGGACGAAATGTGCCAGGTGATGGTGCCCAATTGGGACGGCTTGACGAACGAGGAGAGAAACACTGAAG agaaaaatttacgcGGGAAATGGAGGAACATCAGGGATTATTTCATGAAGGAGCTGAAGTTGCAACGCTCGCAAAAAGCTGGTCCAGCCGCtcggaaaagaaagaaatatatttacttTGACCAGTTGTACTTTCTCCTGCCGACTGTCGAGAACAAAAG AAATGTGGTCAAAAAGGCTTCGCCCCATCACCCGGACAGCGATAGCGAAATGGACAATCCGGTGATCGAGGAATACGATTTTCCGGCCATGCAACCGAGCACCTCGAGGGAATACAACAACGTGTCGATGAGCATGGGCCAGCCGAAAATGCGGGGACGATACTCGACGCAGATTTGCGAAACGTCGTTAAACTCGTTCgacaacgatatccacgacatTTTGTCTTCCCACAGTCAGCCGATGATCCAGGACGAGGATTACGACCGGATGTTTCTCTTATCGCTTTTGCCGATGATGAAACAAGTCCCCGACGTTAAGAAGCTTGACGTCAGAATACAAATGCAACAAATATTGGCCGCTGCGCTGTACGCGTCTGAGTCAAAATGA
- the LOC124407203 gene encoding fatty acid-binding protein, muscle isoform X2 — MAEFYGKKYKLSTSENFEEFMKALGVGLVTRKMGNSISPTIELTENNGEFSLKTSSTFKNSEIKFKLGEEFDEETIDGRQVKSVMTREGNKFIQVQKGDKETIIEREFTPTEMKAVMKLGDIVCTRVYKLQE; from the exons atggcTGAATTCTACGGCAAGAAGTACAAGCTGAGCAccagcgaaaattttgaggaatTTATGAAGGCTTTGG GAGTTGGTCTGGTGACCCGGAAGATGGGAAACAGCATCAGCCCGACGATCGAGTTGACTGAAAACAACGGCGAGTTCTCCTTGAAGACGAGCAGCACCTTCAAGAACTCCGAGATCAAATTCAAGCTGGGTGAAGAATTTGACGAGGAGACAATCGACGGTCGTCAAGTGAAGAGTGTTATGACCCGAGaaggaaataaattcattcaagtTCAGAAGGGAGACAAGGAGACCATAATCGAGCGAGAATTCACGCCCACGGAGATGAAGGCT gTCATGAAGCTGGGCGACATCGTCTGCACAAGAGTGTACAAACTTCAAGAATAA
- the LOC124407203 gene encoding fatty acid-binding protein, muscle isoform X1, with protein sequence MADIFVGKKYKLDKSENFDEYMKAIGVGLVTRKMGNSISPTIELTENNGEFSLKTSSTFKNSEIKFKLGEEFDEETIDGRQVKSVMTREGNKFIQVQKGDKETIIEREFTPTEMKAVMKLGDIVCTRVYKLQE encoded by the exons ATGGCAGACATATTCGTGGGAAAGAAATACAAGCTCGACAAgtccgaaaatttcgacgagtatATGAAGGCTATCG GAGTTGGTCTGGTGACCCGGAAGATGGGAAACAGCATCAGCCCGACGATCGAGTTGACTGAAAACAACGGCGAGTTCTCCTTGAAGACGAGCAGCACCTTCAAGAACTCCGAGATCAAATTCAAGCTGGGTGAAGAATTTGACGAGGAGACAATCGACGGTCGTCAAGTGAAGAGTGTTATGACCCGAGaaggaaataaattcattcaagtTCAGAAGGGAGACAAGGAGACCATAATCGAGCGAGAATTCACGCCCACGGAGATGAAGGCT gTCATGAAGCTGGGCGACATCGTCTGCACAAGAGTGTACAAACTTCAAGAATAA